One window from the genome of Magnolia sinica isolate HGM2019 chromosome 4, MsV1, whole genome shotgun sequence encodes:
- the LOC131243666 gene encoding vacuolar protein sorting-associated protein 2 homolog 1-like isoform X1, which yields MGFLFDISSLSESPGMSFLFGRRKNPTVLIREKKRMIDKSMREIEREMQRLQTQEKKQIVNIKKMAKQGEMGEVKVMAKELIRIRHQITKFKVLKSQLQGVSLRIQTMKSTQARGEAMKCITKAMGQRNRQMNLLALQKIMQEFERRNEKMEMVSEVMGDATDDALEGDEEEAKTEELANQVLDEIGIDMFAQLVKAPISAPSAITKGPHVEATGNEDGRRCQDIQASWTI from the exons ATGGGTTTCCTTTTCGATATCTCTTCTCTCTCCGAATCCCCAGGCATGAGTTTCCTTTTCGGCAGAAGAAAGAACCCCACAG TACTTATTCGGGAGAAAAAGAGAATGATAGATAAATctatgagagagattgagagggagaTGCAAAGGCTACAGACGCAAGAGAAGAAGCAAATTGTCAACATAAAGAAAATGGCAAAGCAAGGGGAGATG GGGGAAGTGAAAGTAATGGCAAAAGAACTTATTCGAATACGGCATCAGATCACCAAATTCAAGGTGTTGAAATCACAACTCCAAGGTGTATCCCTCAGAATTCag ACAATGAAATCGACCCAAGCTAGGGGTGAAGCTATGAAATGCATTACAAAGGCAATGGGTCAGAGGAATAGGCAGATGAACTTACTGGCATTGCAGAAGATAATGCAAGAGTTTGAGAGGCgaaatgagaagatggaaatggtATCAGAGGTTATGGGAGATGCCACTGATGATGCTTTGGAAGGAGATGAGGAAGAGGCAAAGACAGAGGAACTTGCGAACCAGGTTCTTGATGAGATTGGAATCGACATGTTTGCACAG CTTGTCAAGGCACCAATATCTGCACCATCTGCAATCACGAAGGGTCCTCATGTTGAAGCAACAGGGAATGAAGATGGCAGAAGATGTCAGGATATACAGGCCAGTTGGACAATCTAA
- the LOC131243666 gene encoding vacuolar protein sorting-associated protein 2 homolog 1-like isoform X2 — protein sequence MGFLFDISSLSESPGMSFLFGRRKNPTVLIREKKRMIDKSMREIEREMQRLQTQEKKQIVNIKKMAKQGEMGEVKVMAKELIRIRHQITKFKVLKSQLQGVSLRIQTMKSTQARGEAMKCITKAMGQRNRQMNLLALQKIMQEFERRNEKMEMVSEVMGDATDDALEGDEEEAKTEELANQVLDEIGIDMFAQERWGCMISYYTS from the exons ATGGGTTTCCTTTTCGATATCTCTTCTCTCTCCGAATCCCCAGGCATGAGTTTCCTTTTCGGCAGAAGAAAGAACCCCACAG TACTTATTCGGGAGAAAAAGAGAATGATAGATAAATctatgagagagattgagagggagaTGCAAAGGCTACAGACGCAAGAGAAGAAGCAAATTGTCAACATAAAGAAAATGGCAAAGCAAGGGGAGATG GGGGAAGTGAAAGTAATGGCAAAAGAACTTATTCGAATACGGCATCAGATCACCAAATTCAAGGTGTTGAAATCACAACTCCAAGGTGTATCCCTCAGAATTCag ACAATGAAATCGACCCAAGCTAGGGGTGAAGCTATGAAATGCATTACAAAGGCAATGGGTCAGAGGAATAGGCAGATGAACTTACTGGCATTGCAGAAGATAATGCAAGAGTTTGAGAGGCgaaatgagaagatggaaatggtATCAGAGGTTATGGGAGATGCCACTGATGATGCTTTGGAAGGAGATGAGGAAGAGGCAAAGACAGAGGAACTTGCGAACCAGGTTCTTGATGAGATTGGAATCGACATGTTTGCACAG